The following are encoded in a window of Oncorhynchus mykiss isolate Arlee chromosome Y, USDA_OmykA_1.1, whole genome shotgun sequence genomic DNA:
- the LOC110509867 gene encoding leucine-rich repeat transmembrane neuronal protein 4, translating to MGSRLCDGRPAHLILLLLLVLQAMLPLCSGERTCPHSCRCEGKIVHCESAGFLDVPENISVGCQGLSLRYNDLHTLLPYQFAHLNQLLWLYMDHNQISSLDSRVFQGVRRLKELILSSNKISQLHNATFHGVPNLRSLDLSYNKLQVLQPGQFHGLKKLQNLHLRSNGLTIVPIRAFLECRSLEFLDLGYNRLRALTRTTFLGLQRLMELHLEHNQFSRINFFLFPRLANLRALYLQWNRIRAVNQGLPWTWHTLQKLDLSGNEIQTLDPAVFHCLPNLQTLNLESNKLSNVSQEAVSAWISLNSINLAGNVWDCGTGICPLVAWLRNFRGTKDTTMICSSPKQLQGEKIMEATRNNGICEETDYFQTETPSPTPDFIETTPDPTPAPTSPLPPLLPPITLAPLPPPRPQSPPRPTFPSRVRIDPRDSPPRAPPSLRSLVVTQPPEPEHMSFHKVVVGSVALFFTMSLVLTVIYVLWRRYPNAARLLQQRSVVGRKRRKKSPEPEQNLSSQLQEYYMSYNPAATPDGLEVLGNGTGSCTCTISGSRECESEYTCPRPLPGAWLGDVPAIH from the coding sequence gTTCCAGGCTGTGTGATGGACGACCGGCGcacctcatcctcctcctgctcctcgtGCTCCAGGCCATGCTGCCGCTCTGCTCTGGTGAACGCACCTGCCCTCACAGCTGCCGTTGTGAGGGGAAGATAGTCCACTGCGAGTCAGCTGGCTTCTTGGACGTCCCTGAGAACATCTCAGTGGGCTGCCAGGGCCTCTCTCTTCGCTACAACGACTTGCACACGCTGCTCCCCTACCAGTTTGCCCACCTCAACCAGCTCCTCTGGCTCTACATGGACCACAACCAGATCTCTTCTCTAGACAGTCGGGTCTTCCAGGGGGTTCGCAGGCTTAAAGAGCTGATCCTCAGCTCCAACAAGATCTCTCAGCTCCACAACGCCACCTTCCACGGGGTGCCCAACCTCCGCAGCCTGGACCTGTCCTACAACAAGCTGCAGGTGCTTCAGCCGGGGCAGTTCCATGGCCTGAAGAAGCTGCAGAACCTCCACTTGCGCTCCAACGGCCTCACCATAGTCCCCATCCGGGCCTTCCTCGAATGCCGCAGCCTGGAGTTTCTGGACCTGGGCTACAACCGACTCCGGGCCCTCACCAGGACCACTTTCCTGGGGTTACAGAGGCTCATGGAGCTGCACCTGGAGCACAACCAGTTCTCCCGGATCAACTTCTTTCTGTTTCCACGTCTTGCTAACTTGCGGGCGCTCTACCTGCAGTGGAACCGCATCCGAGCAGTCAACCAGGGCCTTCCCTGGACTTGGCACACACTGCAGAAACTGGATCTGTCTGGCAATGAGATCCAGACCCTGGACCCTGCCGTGTTCCACTGCCTGCCTAACCTCCAGACCCTCAACCTGGAGTCCAACAAGCTGTCCAACGTGTCCCAGGAGGCAGTGTCTGCATGGATCTCCCTGAACTCTATCAACCTTGCAGGTaacgtgtgggactgtgggacagGCATCTGCCCCCTGGTGGCCTGGCTGAGGAACTTTCGTGGCACTAAAGACACGACCATGATATGCAGCAGCCCAAAGCAGCTCCAGGGAGAGAAGATCATGGAGGCTACGAGGAACAATGGCATTTGTGAGGAAACTGATTACTTCCAGACAGAAACCCCTTCACCAACCCCGGATTTCATTGAAACGACACCTGACCCAACCCCTGCCCCCACCAGCCCACTTCCACCCCTGCTTCCACCTATCACCCTGGCCCCCCTACCCCCACCTCGGCCTCAGTCCCCCCCCCGGCCTACTTTTCCCAGCCGGGTAAGGATTGACCCCAGAGACTCCCCTCCCCGGGCTCCGCCCTCCCTCCGCAGCCTGGTGGTGACTCAGCCCCCAGAGCCGGAGCACATGTCCTTCCACAAGGTGGTGGTGGGCAGCGTGGCACTTTTCTTCACCATGTCACTCGTCCTCACCGTCATCTACGTGTTATGGAGGCGCTACCCGAATGCGGCACGGCTCCTGCAGCAGCGCTCTGTGGTGGGCCGCAAGCGGCGGAAAAAGAGCCCGGAGCCTGAGCAAAACCTGAGCTCCCAGCTGCAGGAGTATTACATGAGCTACAATCCAGCCGCCACCCCGGATGGCTTGGAGGTGCTGGGCAACGGGACTGGCTCCTGCACCTGCACCATCTCCGGCTCCAGGGAATGCGAG